One segment of Desulfosudis oleivorans Hxd3 DNA contains the following:
- the hslV gene encoding ATP-dependent protease subunit HslV, producing MPTHANSPAGTMRSTTILAVRHRGVTVVAGDGQVTMEATVIKHGAKKVRRIYNDRIVVGIAGATADAMALSERLESKLERYNGSLTRAAVELAREWRTDKYLKRLEALMIAADQEVMYLISGTGDVIEPDAPVLAIGSGSVAARAAALALVEHSDLDAAGIAKAAMAIAAAICVYTNDQITVEEL from the coding sequence ATGCCCACCCACGCAAATAGCCCTGCCGGGACCATGCGCAGCACCACGATCCTGGCGGTGCGCCACAGGGGCGTCACCGTGGTGGCCGGCGACGGCCAGGTCACCATGGAAGCCACCGTGATCAAGCACGGCGCCAAAAAGGTGCGGCGGATATACAATGACCGGATCGTGGTGGGCATTGCCGGGGCCACGGCCGATGCCATGGCCCTGTCCGAGCGGCTGGAGTCCAAGCTGGAGCGGTACAACGGCAGCCTGACCCGGGCCGCGGTGGAACTGGCCCGGGAGTGGCGCACCGACAAGTATTTAAAGCGGCTGGAGGCCCTGATGATCGCCGCGGACCAGGAGGTGATGTACCTGATCTCCGGCACCGGCGATGTGATCGAACCCGACGCCCCGGTGCTGGCCATCGGTTCCGGCAGCGTGGCGGCCCGGGCCGCGGCCCTGGCCCTGGTTGAGCATTCGGACCTGGACGCGGCCGGCATCGCAAAAGCGGCCATGGCCATTGCCGCCGCCATTTGCGTTTATACCAACGACCAAATTACGGTGGAAGAGCTGTAG
- a CDS encoding Rho termination factor N-terminal domain-containing protein: MTEEEKAMEATGAEEKAPEAPAQESGEEKPLEKMTATELREVAKTIPEITGAHGMKKDELLAVIREARGIVVEEVKKDLTALQQLKGSIRELKKERAAALGADDAAKATRLRRRISKLKKKTRRAIKAA; this comes from the coding sequence ATGACGGAAGAAGAAAAAGCAATGGAAGCAACCGGGGCAGAAGAAAAGGCCCCTGAAGCCCCGGCCCAGGAGAGCGGCGAGGAAAAGCCCCTTGAGAAGATGACCGCCACCGAGCTGCGGGAAGTGGCCAAAACCATTCCCGAGATCACCGGGGCCCACGGCATGAAAAAGGATGAGCTGCTGGCCGTCATTCGCGAAGCCAGGGGCATCGTGGTGGAAGAGGTGAAAAAAGACCTGACCGCCCTCCAACAGCTCAAGGGCAGCATTCGCGAATTGAAAAAAGAGCGGGCCGCGGCCCTGGGCGCTGATGATGCCGCCAAGGCTACCCGGCTGCGGCGCCGTATCAGCAAGCTGAAAAAGAAGACCCGGCGGGCGATAAAGGCTGCGTAG
- a CDS encoding MoaD/ThiS family protein: MGAILFNAFSFLQKKLREKNIPYSNVTIPFQEGQRISDILEIMEIHPDEIEGVFVNGKIAPKETPLSDGDRIGAFPPGTPGPYRLLLGIVTKGDHED; this comes from the coding sequence ATGGGTGCGATTCTTTTCAACGCGTTTTCATTTCTTCAAAAAAAACTGAGAGAAAAAAACATCCCCTACAGCAATGTGACCATTCCTTTTCAGGAAGGCCAACGGATCTCCGACATTCTCGAAATCATGGAGATTCATCCAGATGAGATTGAAGGGGTGTTCGTCAACGGAAAAATCGCCCCTAAAGAGACGCCGCTTAGTGACGGGGACAGGATCGGCGCTTTCCCTCCCGGGACCCCCGGCCCTTACAGACTGCTTTTGGGAATCGTGACAAAGGGAGACCATGAAGATTGA
- the xerA gene encoding site-specific tyrosine recombinase/integron integrase, which yields MSKDHGAYPAKPLADAFVESLASEKGYSPNTCRAYSADLKEFLAFLSPPDDTEHPVCLDDISVIAIRGYLAFLHKKKMDKSTVSRKLSVLRSFFRYLEKRGIMTGNPARAVLSPKIGRKIPAFLSVDDMFRLLDASTGDTLLDLRNRAIFETIYSTGIRVSEAAGLDAAHVETDERVFRVYGKGAKERVVPVGKKALASIAAYRTRLFEETGIGVEEGPLFLNKNRGRLTTRSMDRILKQTALRCGLTVSLSPHALRHSFATHMLDAGADLRTVQEILGHKSLSTTQKYTHVSMDKLMEVYDHAHPRK from the coding sequence TTGTCCAAGGACCACGGGGCATACCCGGCAAAGCCGCTGGCCGACGCGTTTGTTGAATCCCTGGCATCGGAAAAAGGCTATTCGCCCAACACGTGCCGGGCCTACAGCGCCGACCTGAAGGAGTTTCTGGCGTTTCTGTCCCCCCCGGACGACACAGAGCACCCGGTGTGTCTGGACGACATCTCGGTGATCGCCATCCGCGGCTACCTGGCGTTTCTCCACAAGAAAAAGATGGATAAAAGCACGGTTTCCCGCAAGCTCTCCGTGCTGCGCTCCTTTTTTCGATACCTGGAAAAACGGGGCATAATGACGGGAAACCCGGCCAGGGCCGTGTTGTCGCCCAAAATCGGGCGAAAGATTCCGGCCTTTCTCTCCGTGGACGACATGTTCCGGCTGCTGGACGCCAGCACCGGAGACACGCTGCTGGACCTGCGCAACCGGGCGATTTTCGAGACCATCTATTCAACGGGGATACGGGTGTCTGAAGCGGCGGGTCTGGACGCGGCCCACGTGGAAACAGACGAAAGGGTGTTCCGGGTTTACGGCAAGGGCGCAAAGGAGCGGGTGGTGCCGGTGGGCAAAAAAGCCCTGGCCTCGATTGCCGCTTACCGCACCCGGCTGTTTGAAGAGACCGGCATCGGCGTAGAGGAAGGCCCCCTGTTTTTGAACAAAAACCGGGGGCGGCTGACCACCCGTTCCATGGACCGGATTTTAAAACAGACGGCCCTTCGGTGCGGGTTGACGGTTTCCCTGTCGCCGCACGCGTTGCGCCACTCCTTTGCCACGCACATGCTGGACGCCGGCGCCGACCTGAGAACCGTCCAGGAGATTCTGGGCCACAAGAGCCTGTCCACCACACAGAAATACACCCATGTGTCCATGGATAAACTGATGGAGGTTTATGATCATGCCCACCCACGCAAATAG
- a CDS encoding acetylornithine transaminase: MMSTNIKEQADTVFANTYKRLPLVIERGEGCTLWDADGKAYTDFFAGIAVCGLGHAHPAVAEALYKQAGTLCHVSNLFYTTPQTELAALLVEKSFADRVFFCNSGAEANEAAIKLARKHFHDRGEHDRYTIVTMEKSFHGRTMGALSATGQAKIQKGFEPLLSGFVTVPFNDIDALKKQMSPRICAVMMEPIQGEGGVVCPSPGYLEAVRKLCDESGALLIFDEVQTGMGRTGKLFAHEHFGITPDIMTLAKALGNGLPIGAMLATEAAASAFVPGAHATTFGGTPVICAAALAVLRTMDQEKIVARCETMGTYFKEKLSALVSKHGCVTGVRGMGLLLGMELTGEGGPVVSACMEKGFLINCIQDRVLRFAPPLIVTKQEIDQLIACLDEVLGDLS; the protein is encoded by the coding sequence ATGATGAGTACCAATATAAAGGAACAGGCGGACACGGTGTTTGCCAACACTTACAAGCGCTTGCCTCTGGTGATTGAGCGGGGAGAAGGATGTACCCTGTGGGACGCCGATGGCAAGGCCTATACCGATTTTTTTGCCGGCATCGCGGTGTGCGGCCTGGGCCATGCCCATCCGGCTGTTGCCGAGGCGCTTTATAAACAGGCGGGCACGTTGTGCCACGTCTCCAACCTGTTTTACACCACGCCCCAGACCGAGCTGGCCGCTCTGCTGGTGGAAAAGAGTTTTGCCGACCGGGTCTTTTTCTGCAACAGCGGGGCCGAGGCCAACGAAGCGGCCATCAAGCTGGCAAGAAAGCATTTTCACGACCGGGGCGAACATGACCGGTACACCATTGTGACCATGGAAAAGTCGTTTCACGGCCGGACCATGGGGGCCCTTTCCGCCACCGGCCAGGCAAAGATTCAAAAAGGGTTTGAGCCTCTGCTGTCCGGGTTTGTCACCGTGCCCTTCAACGATATCGACGCGTTGAAAAAGCAGATGTCGCCGCGGATCTGCGCCGTGATGATGGAGCCCATCCAGGGCGAGGGCGGGGTGGTCTGCCCGTCGCCCGGTTATCTTGAGGCGGTGCGCAAACTGTGCGACGAATCCGGGGCACTGCTGATCTTTGACGAGGTGCAGACCGGCATGGGCCGGACCGGCAAGCTGTTTGCCCACGAGCACTTCGGCATCACCCCGGACATCATGACCCTGGCCAAGGCCCTGGGCAACGGCCTGCCCATCGGCGCCATGCTGGCCACCGAGGCCGCTGCCTCGGCCTTTGTGCCGGGAGCTCACGCCACCACCTTCGGCGGCACGCCGGTAATCTGCGCGGCGGCCCTGGCCGTGCTGCGCACCATGGACCAGGAGAAGATCGTGGCCCGTTGCGAAACCATGGGCACTTACTTTAAGGAGAAGCTCTCCGCCCTTGTGTCAAAACATGGTTGCGTGACCGGTGTGCGGGGCATGGGCCTGCTGCTGGGCATGGAACTGACCGGCGAGGGCGGCCCTGTGGTTTCCGCCTGCATGGAAAAGGGCTTTCTGATCAACTGCATTCAGGACAGGGTGCTGCGGTTTGCCCCGCCCCTGATTGTAACAAAACAGGAGATCGACCAACTGATCGCGTGCCTGGACGAGGTGCTGGGCGATCTGTCCTGA
- the argB gene encoding acetylglutamate kinase: MDPHVADILIESLPYIRRFAGMTIVIKYGGHAMVDEQLKNDFARDITLLKFIGIHPVVVHGGGPQINRVLEQMGIKTSFVRGMRFTDAATMDVVEMVLGGKVNKDIVAQINRHGGRAIGLSGKDGGLISARKLTILGDKKGDAPPEIIDPGLVGDVTRIDPDIITTLASQGFIPVIAPVGVGENGETYNINADLVASKVASALGATRLILLTDVDGVLDSGGNLISSIDAGAIGEMIGNGTVSGGMIPKIEYALDAIYNGIEKVQIINGKRRHSVLLELFTDKGIGTEVVA; encoded by the coding sequence ATGGACCCCCATGTGGCTGATATCCTGATTGAGTCACTGCCCTATATCCGACGGTTTGCCGGCATGACCATCGTGATCAAGTACGGCGGACATGCCATGGTGGACGAACAACTGAAAAACGACTTTGCCCGGGACATCACCCTGCTCAAGTTCATCGGCATTCATCCGGTGGTGGTCCACGGCGGCGGCCCCCAGATCAACCGCGTGCTGGAGCAGATGGGCATCAAGACCAGTTTTGTCCGGGGCATGCGGTTTACCGACGCCGCCACCATGGACGTGGTGGAGATGGTGCTGGGCGGCAAGGTGAACAAGGATATCGTGGCCCAGATCAACCGCCACGGCGGCAGGGCCATCGGCCTGAGCGGCAAGGACGGGGGCCTGATTTCGGCCAGAAAACTCACCATTCTGGGCGATAAAAAGGGAGACGCCCCGCCGGAGATCATTGATCCCGGCCTGGTGGGCGACGTGACCCGCATCGACCCGGATATTATTACCACCCTGGCCTCCCAGGGCTTTATTCCGGTGATCGCCCCGGTGGGTGTGGGAGAAAATGGTGAGACTTACAATATCAACGCGGACCTGGTGGCCTCAAAGGTGGCGTCGGCCCTGGGCGCGACCCGCCTGATTCTGCTCACCGATGTGGACGGCGTGCTGGACAGCGGCGGAAACCTGATCTCTTCCATTGACGCCGGGGCCATCGGGGAGATGATCGGAAACGGCACCGTGTCCGGCGGCATGATTCCCAAGATCGAGTATGCCCTGGATGCCATTTACAACGGTATTGAAAAGGTGCAGATCATCAACGGCAAGCGCCGCCATTCGGTGCTGCTGGAGCTGTTTACCGACAAAGGGATCGGTACCGAGGTGGTGGCGTAA
- a CDS encoding acyl-CoA dehydrogenase family protein encodes MAFELTKEQLMIQKMAREFAAKELAPLAAERDRTHEYPADSLKKMGDLGFLGMLVSEKYGGENAGTVAYSLALSEIACACASTAVIMSVHNSICCGSIEKYGTEEQKEEFLRPMAAGAFIGAFALTEPEAGSDPQAMTCTAVRDGDHYIINGTKRFITSGKNGGVVILLARTAEKGSRGISAFLVTHDFAGFSVGRIEDKMGQCASDTVDLLFNDCRVPASRMLGSEGEGFKIAMSGLDAGRIGIASLSLGIAQAALDESIRYSRNRKQFGQNLSGFQGLRWMIADMAMDVEAARLLVLNAAAVKEHGENCTAAASMAKCYASEMAQRVTGQAIQIHGGYGYIKEYPVERFYRDARITTIYEGTNQIQRIVIANELLGRQ; translated from the coding sequence ATGGCGTTTGAATTGACCAAAGAGCAGTTGATGATTCAGAAAATGGCCCGGGAGTTTGCCGCAAAAGAGCTGGCGCCCCTGGCGGCCGAGCGGGACCGGACCCATGAATATCCGGCGGACAGTTTAAAGAAGATGGGGGACCTGGGGTTTCTGGGCATGCTGGTGTCTGAAAAATACGGGGGCGAAAACGCCGGCACCGTGGCCTATTCCCTGGCCCTGTCCGAGATTGCCTGTGCCTGCGCCTCCACCGCGGTGATCATGTCGGTGCACAACTCCATCTGCTGCGGCAGCATTGAAAAATACGGTACCGAAGAACAAAAAGAAGAATTTTTGCGGCCCATGGCCGCCGGAGCGTTTATCGGCGCGTTTGCCCTGACCGAACCCGAGGCCGGGTCTGATCCCCAGGCCATGACCTGCACGGCGGTGAGGGATGGGGATCATTATATTATCAACGGCACCAAGCGGTTTATCACCAGCGGGAAAAACGGCGGGGTGGTGATTCTGCTGGCCCGGACCGCTGAAAAAGGGAGCCGGGGTATCAGCGCCTTTCTGGTGACCCATGATTTTGCCGGGTTTTCCGTGGGAAGAATCGAAGACAAGATGGGCCAGTGCGCGTCGGACACGGTGGACCTGCTGTTTAACGACTGCCGGGTGCCGGCATCGCGCATGCTGGGCTCAGAAGGGGAGGGGTTTAAAATCGCCATGTCCGGCCTGGATGCCGGCCGCATCGGCATTGCCTCCCTGTCCCTGGGTATTGCTCAGGCGGCCCTGGACGAGTCCATCAGATACAGCAGAAACAGAAAGCAGTTCGGGCAGAACCTGTCCGGTTTTCAGGGGCTTCGCTGGATGATCGCGGACATGGCCATGGATGTGGAGGCGGCCCGACTGCTGGTACTTAATGCCGCCGCCGTCAAGGAGCACGGGGAGAACTGCACGGCAGCGGCCTCCATGGCCAAGTGTTATGCCTCGGAGATGGCCCAGCGGGTCACCGGCCAGGCCATTCAGATTCACGGCGGCTACGGCTATATCAAGGAGTATCCGGTGGAGCGGTTTTACCGGGACGCCCGAATCACCACCATTTATGAAGGCACCAACCAGATTCAGAGAATCGTGATCGCCAATGAGCTGCTGGGCAGGCAGTAG
- a CDS encoding aldehyde ferredoxin oxidoreductase family protein, whose protein sequence is MAKILRINTKNKTATFETPSDEYKNLGGRALTSKIVLREVPGTCHPLSRDNKLIFAPGMLTGTPAANSGRMSVGAKSPLTGGIKESNTGGIMSQKLARLGIQAIILEDKPDDDAYSIIVITKDSVEFLPANEYLGVLNGDMMPRLWERFGKHVGVASIGPAGEQRLTSASIQFADPKGHAGRAAGRGGLGAVMGSKKIKAIVVNDTDTDRPSLHDPEAFKTANKKWGELLTGHPVSGNGLPAYGTAVLVNIINEAGALPTKNFRSGRFDHAQDISGETLSANIEKRGGIVSEGCHPGCVIKCSQCYHDKDGNFLTSGFEYETIWAFGAHCLIKDLDDIAMLDRLCDDFGLDTIETGVTMGIAMEGGLIPWGDGKAAIELLKKVGTGEPMGKIIGNGAAFTGQALGVDRIPVVKRQALPAYDPRAVKAVGVTYATSPMGADHTAGYGVCQNILHVGGTIDPLKKEFNVGISKDLQVATAAIDAAGLCLFVAFPVLDDATGLQLIVDMLNAQSGLSLTTDDVVALGISILKDEHEFNRLAGFTQKDDRLPDMFKETFPPHNTTWDFTDAELQEAKTF, encoded by the coding sequence ATGGCAAAAATATTAAGGATTAACACTAAAAATAAGACCGCGACGTTTGAAACCCCTTCGGATGAATACAAAAATCTCGGGGGACGCGCCCTTACATCGAAAATAGTCCTTCGCGAAGTTCCGGGCACCTGCCATCCTTTAAGCCGTGATAACAAGCTGATCTTTGCACCGGGCATGCTCACCGGTACGCCTGCAGCCAATTCCGGCCGAATGTCCGTGGGGGCCAAATCACCTCTCACCGGTGGGATCAAGGAAAGCAACACAGGTGGTATTATGTCGCAAAAACTGGCCCGTCTGGGTATTCAGGCTATTATCCTTGAAGACAAGCCGGATGATGATGCCTACTCCATCATTGTGATCACCAAGGATTCCGTGGAATTTCTTCCGGCGAATGAATACCTCGGGGTGCTCAACGGAGACATGATGCCCAGACTCTGGGAACGTTTCGGAAAACACGTGGGTGTGGCCAGCATCGGCCCGGCCGGTGAACAACGGTTGACCAGTGCATCCATTCAATTCGCCGATCCCAAAGGCCATGCCGGTCGTGCCGCAGGACGCGGCGGTCTGGGGGCGGTCATGGGATCAAAGAAAATTAAAGCCATTGTGGTAAATGACACGGACACGGACCGTCCGTCCCTCCACGATCCGGAAGCCTTTAAAACCGCCAACAAAAAATGGGGGGAACTTTTGACGGGCCACCCGGTGTCCGGTAACGGGCTTCCAGCATACGGCACCGCCGTTCTGGTCAATATCATCAATGAAGCCGGGGCGCTTCCCACCAAGAACTTCCGTAGCGGCCGTTTTGATCATGCCCAGGACATCAGCGGTGAAACCCTGTCCGCAAACATCGAAAAACGAGGGGGTATCGTGTCCGAGGGCTGCCATCCGGGTTGCGTGATCAAATGCTCACAATGCTATCATGACAAAGACGGCAACTTTCTAACATCCGGCTTTGAATACGAAACCATCTGGGCCTTTGGCGCCCACTGCCTGATCAAGGACCTGGACGACATCGCCATGCTGGACAGGCTGTGTGACGATTTCGGTCTCGATACCATTGAAACCGGTGTCACCATGGGTATTGCCATGGAAGGGGGACTGATCCCCTGGGGTGACGGCAAGGCCGCCATCGAACTTTTGAAAAAGGTTGGTACCGGTGAACCGATGGGCAAAATCATTGGAAACGGAGCGGCATTCACAGGCCAGGCCCTGGGTGTTGACAGGATTCCTGTGGTTAAACGCCAGGCCCTCCCCGCCTACGACCCCAGAGCCGTGAAAGCCGTGGGTGTCACTTATGCCACATCACCCATGGGAGCGGACCATACAGCCGGTTACGGGGTCTGCCAGAACATTCTTCACGTGGGCGGGACCATCGACCCCTTGAAAAAAGAATTCAATGTGGGCATATCCAAAGATCTTCAGGTTGCCACGGCAGCCATTGATGCGGCAGGTCTCTGTCTATTTGTGGCCTTCCCCGTTCTGGATGATGCCACAGGCCTGCAACTGATCGTGGATATGCTCAACGCCCAGTCCGGTCTGTCGCTGACCACCGACGATGTTGTGGCATTAGGCATTTCTATTTTAAAAGATGAGCATGAATTCAACCGGCTGGCCGGATTCACCCAAAAAGACGACCGCCTTCCGGATATGTTCAAGGAGACCTTTCCGCCGCACAACACCACCTGGGATTTCACGGATGCGGAACTTCAGGAGGCCAAGACCTTCTAG
- the hslU gene encoding ATP-dependent protease ATPase subunit HslU — protein sequence MSDLTPAEIVIELDKYIVGQAKAKRSVAIALRNRWRRRQVPEAMREEIAPKNIILIGPTGVGKTEIARRLARLTDSPFLKIEASKFTEVGYVGRDVESMVRDLVELTVTHLKVSEREAVREKAVRLAEERILDVLLPRPEGPQRADGDEPLGSHIEIVSDDDGRVSTREKLRTMLRAGKLKDRYVDLELADRSMPMVEIFSNSGLEEMGVNFKDMFAGLLPKNKKRRKVKVPEALEMLTDEEAQNLVDMDRVVRMAVEKVEQSGIIFLDEIDKIVATSKGSGPDVSREGVQRDLLPIVEGSTVMTKHGAVKTDHILFIASGAFHMCKPSDLIPELQGRFPIRVELDALGKEEFFRILIEPENALLLQYIELLRTEGVDVAFADEAVREIAAMAEEVNAGTENIGARRLHTLMEYLLEDLLFDAPDRAGTKVAIDRAYVTDRLKTIRGNEDLSRFIL from the coding sequence ATGAGTGATCTGACACCAGCGGAAATTGTAATCGAACTGGACAAGTATATCGTGGGCCAGGCCAAGGCCAAGCGGTCCGTGGCCATTGCCCTGAGAAACCGGTGGCGGCGGCGACAGGTGCCGGAGGCCATGCGCGAGGAGATCGCGCCCAAGAACATCATCCTGATCGGGCCCACCGGCGTGGGCAAGACCGAGATCGCCCGCCGCCTGGCCCGGCTGACCGACTCGCCCTTTTTAAAGATTGAGGCATCCAAGTTCACCGAGGTTGGGTATGTGGGCCGGGACGTGGAGTCCATGGTCCGGGACCTGGTGGAACTGACCGTTACCCACCTGAAGGTGTCGGAACGGGAGGCGGTGCGGGAAAAGGCGGTCCGCCTGGCAGAAGAGCGGATTCTGGATGTGCTTTTGCCCCGGCCGGAAGGGCCCCAGCGGGCCGATGGGGATGAACCCCTGGGCTCTCATATTGAAATTGTTTCCGATGACGACGGCCGGGTATCGACCCGGGAGAAGCTGCGCACCATGCTGCGGGCCGGCAAGCTCAAGGACCGGTACGTGGACCTGGAACTGGCCGACCGGAGCATGCCCATGGTGGAGATTTTTTCCAACTCCGGCCTGGAGGAGATGGGGGTCAACTTCAAGGACATGTTTGCCGGCCTGCTGCCGAAGAACAAGAAGCGGCGCAAGGTCAAGGTGCCCGAGGCCCTGGAGATGCTCACCGACGAGGAGGCCCAGAACCTGGTGGACATGGACCGGGTGGTGCGCATGGCCGTGGAAAAGGTGGAGCAGTCGGGTATCATCTTTTTGGACGAGATCGACAAGATCGTGGCCACGAGCAAGGGCTCCGGCCCGGACGTGTCCAGGGAAGGGGTGCAGCGGGATCTTCTGCCCATCGTGGAGGGCAGCACGGTGATGACCAAGCACGGCGCGGTAAAGACCGACCATATTCTGTTTATCGCGTCCGGGGCCTTTCACATGTGCAAACCCTCGGACCTGATTCCCGAGCTCCAGGGCCGGTTTCCCATTCGGGTGGAGCTGGACGCCCTGGGAAAAGAGGAGTTTTTCCGCATTCTCATCGAGCCGGAAAACGCCCTGCTGCTGCAATACATCGAGCTGCTGCGCACGGAAGGGGTGGATGTGGCCTTTGCCGATGAGGCGGTGCGGGAGATCGCGGCCATGGCCGAGGAGGTGAACGCCGGCACCGAGAACATCGGGGCCCGGCGGCTGCACACCCTGATGGAGTACCTGCTGGAAGACCTGCTGTTTGACGCGCCGGATCGGGCCGGCACAAAGGTGGCCATTGACCGGGCCTATGTGACCGACCGGCTGAAGACCATTCGGGGCAACGAGGACCTGAGCCGGTTTATTTTGTAA
- a CDS encoding HesA/MoeB/ThiF family protein — MTPVKTLIENKSFQKEDHRGCRVTCIRESDLLEISISHGLSMREVTITCMVQGVTPLRYLRNAPSINPNEQITLARSCVSVAGAGGLGGHVITLLARLGIGEIRVFDPDDFDETNMNRQTFCTTETLGKNKALAAAAACRAINPAVDVNPHPTAVKSPDHISQMTGSQVIIDALDNARDRHALADIARSLDIPMIHGAVAGFEGRVMTVLPENTSFAHLFPPEQNASPQPVFAEQVLGTPALSPAFIAPLQVMAALHILLKRDTTLTDQLIHADLQTPSLNIFTF; from the coding sequence ATGACACCTGTCAAAACACTTATCGAGAATAAATCGTTTCAAAAAGAAGATCACAGGGGCTGCCGTGTCACATGCATCCGGGAATCGGATCTCCTGGAAATATCAATATCCCATGGCCTTTCCATGCGGGAGGTGACCATCACATGCATGGTACAGGGCGTCACCCCCTTGCGTTACCTCCGCAACGCACCGTCCATCAACCCCAATGAACAGATCACCCTGGCCCGCTCCTGTGTATCCGTGGCCGGCGCCGGAGGCCTGGGAGGCCATGTCATCACCCTTCTTGCACGTCTTGGTATCGGAGAAATCAGGGTATTTGATCCCGACGATTTTGATGAGACCAATATGAACCGGCAGACATTCTGCACCACAGAGACCCTGGGAAAAAATAAAGCCCTTGCCGCTGCCGCAGCATGCCGGGCCATAAATCCGGCCGTGGATGTGAACCCACACCCCACGGCTGTAAAATCACCTGACCACATCTCACAGATGACCGGGTCCCAGGTCATCATCGATGCCTTAGACAATGCCCGGGACCGGCATGCGCTTGCCGATATCGCCCGATCATTGGACATTCCGATGATTCACGGCGCCGTGGCCGGTTTTGAAGGACGGGTCATGACCGTCCTTCCCGAAAACACATCGTTTGCACACCTGTTCCCACCTGAACAAAACGCATCCCCCCAACCTGTCTTTGCAGAACAGGTTCTGGGAACCCCTGCACTTTCACCTGCCTTTATTGCCCCGCTTCAAGTCATGGCTGCATTGCACATCCTGCTGAAACGGGACACCACACTGACTGACCAACTGATCCATGCGGATCTTCAAACACCGTCCCTAAACATATTCACCTTTTAA
- a CDS encoding lysophospholipid acyltransferase family protein, with product MFNRTISWLFIAFIGVTCAILYFVALAIWLVTVLFDRRLVILHWFTCLWGSLYIWVMPAWSVTVSGREKIPRKGSRVIVSNHQSQLDILVCFTLFFHYKWVSKIEMFKVPFIGWNMTLNRYIRLRRGDKESILQMLADAEKALNQGSSVFFFPEGTRSWDGQVKAFKPGAFHLAKKLKKPILPIAINGTTHALPKKSMNFHGWHKIQVTILDEIPYAEFADLSDEQTAEMVRARIIPHVKEHKV from the coding sequence ATGTTTAACCGTACCATTTCCTGGTTGTTTATCGCGTTTATCGGTGTTACCTGCGCCATTCTCTATTTTGTGGCCCTGGCCATCTGGCTGGTGACCGTGCTGTTTGACCGGCGGCTGGTGATCCTGCACTGGTTCACCTGCCTGTGGGGGTCGCTTTACATCTGGGTGATGCCGGCCTGGTCGGTGACGGTTTCCGGGCGCGAAAAAATTCCGCGCAAGGGAAGCCGGGTGATTGTGTCCAACCACCAGTCCCAGCTGGACATTCTGGTCTGCTTTACCCTGTTCTTCCATTATAAGTGGGTGTCCAAAATCGAGATGTTTAAAGTGCCGTTTATCGGCTGGAACATGACCTTAAACCGTTACATCCGGCTTCGGCGCGGGGACAAGGAGAGCATTCTGCAAATGCTGGCGGACGCGGAAAAAGCCTTGAACCAGGGAAGTTCCGTGTTTTTCTTTCCCGAAGGCACCCGCTCCTGGGACGGGCAGGTGAAAGCCTTCAAGCCCGGGGCGTTTCACCTGGCCAAAAAGCTGAAAAAACCCATTCTGCCCATCGCCATCAACGGCACCACTCACGCGCTGCCCAAAAAAAGCATGAACTTTCACGGCTGGCATAAAATTCAGGTCACTATTCTGGATGAGATTCCCTATGCCGAATTTGCCGACCTTTCTGATGAACAGACCGCTGAAATGGTGCGCGCCCGGATTATTCCGCACGTGAAGGAACACAAGGTGTGA
- a CDS encoding MoaD/ThiS family protein — translation MKIEIRLFASLAPYGKTPLISPEGMMECKPPTTVADLVEALAVPQDEIKLVFLNGKHAGLDAAVKEGDRIGLFPPVGGG, via the coding sequence ATGAAGATTGAAATCAGGCTTTTCGCCTCTCTTGCACCCTACGGGAAGACCCCTTTGATTTCACCCGAAGGCATGATGGAATGTAAGCCCCCGACCACGGTGGCCGATCTGGTTGAGGCTCTGGCCGTTCCACAAGACGAGATCAAGCTGGTATTTTTAAACGGGAAGCACGCAGGCCTGGATGCGGCTGTTAAAGAGGGGGACCGGATCGGCCTCTTTCCACCGGTCGGAGGCGGATAA